One Oncorhynchus clarkii lewisi isolate Uvic-CL-2024 chromosome 28, UVic_Ocla_1.0, whole genome shotgun sequence genomic region harbors:
- the LOC139386511 gene encoding (Lyso)-N-acylphosphatidylethanolamine lipase has product MDPTVAPMQHETETEPYSGWGWWPSWRPTSMSLLKSTEAKILSCIQNEVWSRFVTLPNQDRIWTLTLTNKTAHKPLEQAPKKTPLVMVHGFGGGVGLWIRNLDALSHSRPVYAFDLLGFGRSSRPPFPTDAALAEEQFVNSMERWRESVGLENMILLGHSLGGYLATSYAIQHPSRVSHLILVDPWGFPEHPQPGVETPAGQGPEVVKRPPLPRWVKAVASVVSLFNPLAVIRAAGPWGPGLVNRLRPDFKRKFEDLFDDDTMTEYIYHCNAQTPSGEVGFRAMSESLGWAKRPMLQRVHLLPPSMPLTMLYGSRSWVDSASGDKVAQIRVQTATRTVMIEDASHHVYADQPMEFNRVVQNICNDVD; this is encoded by the exons ATGGATCCCACAGTAGCGCCAATGCAACACGAAACTGAGACAGA gccaTACTCTGGGTGGGGCTGGTGGCCTTCCTGGCGTCCGACTTCCATGTCCCTCCTGAAGAGCACAGAGGCCAAGATCCTCTCCT gtATACAGAATGAAGTGTGGTCCAGGTTTGTCACGTTACCCAACCAGGACAGGATCTGGACCCTCACGTTGACCAACAAGACCGCCCACAAACCTCTTGAGCAAG CCCCTAAGAAGACTCCTCTGGTGATGGTCCATGGGTTTGGCGGAGGAGTGGGTCTGTGGATTCGTAACCTGGATGCTCTGAGTCACTCTCGGCCCGTCTACGCCTTCGACCTCCTGGGGTTTGGCCGGAGCTCCCGACCCCCCTTCCCCACAGATGCTGCCCTGGCCGAGGAGCAGTTTGTCAACTCCATGGAGCGTTGGAGGGAGTCTGTAGGCCTGGAGAACATGATTTTATTGGGACACAGTCTGGGGGGATACCTGGCAACATCTTACGCCATCCAGCACCCTTCTAG GGTGAGTCACCTGATCCTGGTGGACCCGTGGGGTTTCCCTGAACACCCACAGCCAGGGGTGGAGACCCCGGCGGGCCAGGGGCCAGAGGTTGTGAAGAGGCCGCCCCTGCCACGCTGGGTCAAGGCTGTGGCCTCAGTCGTCTCACTGTTCAACCCTCTGGCTGTCATCAGAGCAGCAGGTCCATGGG GTCCAGGGTTGGTAAATAGATTGCGTCCAGATTTCAAGAGGAAATTTGAGGACTTGTTTGATGATGATACCATGACCGAGTACATCTACCACTGTAATGCTCAGACCCCTAG TGGGGAGGTAGGCTTCAGGGCTATGTCAGAGTCCCTGGGCTGGGCCAAGAGGCCCATGCTACAGCGGGTTCACCTGCTGCCCCCCTCCATGCCTCTTACCATGCTATACGGTTCACGCTCCTGGGTGGACAGCGCCTCAGGGGACAAGGTGGCCCAGATTAGGGTCCAGACAGCCACACGCACTGTG ATGATAGAAGATGCGTCTCACCATGTATATGCTGACCAACCAATGGAGTTCAACAGAGTGGTCCAGAACATATGTAACGATGTAGACTGA